TATTAACCCGAATGTACTTCATTAATAAACATTGGAAATAATTATGAAACAAGAACAACTTAGAGTCTTGTATTCTCTCTTTCGCCAGTTTATCTGCAGGATTATTCGATGTACAGTTGATCCATTGAAACTATACTTTTTCTAACCGCGTCTTCCACCCAGAATTTCTCTTTTCCATTGTAATACATCAAAATGCAACTCACTACAGAAAACGTATCAGTAACAACGAAATTTACAAACGAAAATAATTCTCGAAATTTGCAGGTGTTTTACAACCGCAATTACGACGAGACCaaaattcgtcgtaaactccATGGAACTTTACGATGAATGTTTCGTCGTAAAGTTCCATGTAAGTTTATGACGAAAGTACGTGGAAAGCGAAAATAGTCGTAAACGTTACATCGACATTACAACAAATCATGTTACCGTTATATTTAGGTGAAAACGTGTATTTAATGTGCTTTTACTTACTTAAATTCGTTGTAAAGTCGTTGTATATTATGTTAAAATCAggtaaaatccatgtaaaacATTCCTTTAAATCGTTGTTATATTTCAATTACCCAACTCAAAATTTCTCTATTATATAGAtgttcatttcccacaactctctcTCTTCCTACAACACacaaacggaaaaaaaaatcagcaaaaaaaaattttcaaaaaaaaatctaagaaaaaatGGCCGGTGGTGGTAATATTTACGAGTTACGGAGTTTGATGTATTTGCACAAAGATTCCGATGCGAGGGTGACGAACGCTTTCTGAACGGGCTAGAGACATTCATGCACCAGGCGGGTACACCGATCAACGGAAAGCGGTAAAGATGTTTATGCCCCTGTCAAAATGTAAGAATTCAAAATTTGCACGTAGTGAAACTGTATGAATCATTTAGTAAACAGAGGATTTACACCACAGTACTACATTTGGTAATCAACATGGAGAGGGTTATGGGGGAAAtaaagctagtagtagtaataataattttgaggatgctcatcataatgaagaaccgaatcatgtgcataatgaatataattatcatcaagaggagcagatggtaaatcatgatagggttcaagatattattagtgatgcatttttagaaacaactacaacaatagCTGGTAAACCTATTCAacgtaatttcgtcgtaaaccgAAAAACACGGGCgtggtaatttcgtcgtaaatggaaaaagacgggcctggtaaattcgtcgtaaatgaaaaaaaacgCGGCCCTGGTAActtcgtcgtaaatggaaaaagCTTGGTAAACCTATTCAacgtaatttcgtcgtaaacagaaaacacgggcctggtaatttcgttcgtaaatggaaaaacacgggcctggtagcttcgtcgtaaatggaaaaacgcgggcctggtaacTTCGTCGTAATATTACGTCGCGTTTACGACGAATCGTTATCTATATATTGAGACGCCGAGAGCTAGGCTACCTCGTTCATTCCTCCCAAACTCCTTTGCTCTCCCTCTAAGGTAaactttcttctctcttttttttttttttaaagttagtttaggtgattaattagttaggtaattagtttaggtgattagttaggtaattagttaggtgattagttaggtgaCGGAATactagtttaggtgattagttaggtaacggaataattttttaattatgtcgtaattgattaaatttattttaatttttttagatgGCTCCTAGGAGGAAATCAGCAGCACCTACTTATGTGCAGTTGTTTGGCGATGGTTCCGGTACATCTTCTTCCGGTCCATCGTCTTCCGATGCAGTTCCAGACTCTCAGCCTTCTCAGAGAGTTGCTTGgagtcctcctcctccaccgcagatgcctccacctcctcctccagcggcTGCACCTCAGCCTGTCCCAGAAGGTGCAGTTCATCCGGATTTGCGTGTGCCTTCATATGCCCCATTCGCGAGATATACGGTGGAGGATTTGCTTGTCCAGCCTGGTGGGGAGGGTTTGGATGTTCTAGACCCCGATAGACCCCGAGGAACTTATTggtaagttattaatttttattacattaaaatttaaattatttttattttctaacggttatattgttttttttcaggTTTGGGGCTAACAACCGTGTTAGCCAGAGCGTTTCGAAGACGATTAAGGGTTATTACGATGGGGCATATCCGAACTGGAGCAAGACACTAAATCACGTTAAGATCACTTGGTTTAAATGTTTTGcggtaagatttttaaatttaattaaatttccacttttaaatatatatatattttttaaatatttattattaattataatttcttcaaaatttttgtGTTTCAGCAAAAGTGGCATTGGTCTTTGGGAATCACTGAGAGGGTGAAGGCGGAATTCGTTGCAAAGACAAAGATCCGCCTCTGCAACACAGTCTCCGATTGGAAGGACAAGTGGGAGATCTACGGGTATGAGGGAAAGCCCACTGAGCTCACGAAggatgtgtgggatggcctcatcgcctATTGGAAGCACCCCTCTTTGATCGAAAAGGCCAATTCGTGCTCGGTTTCTCGAAGAATGAAGGATAAAGATGGTCATTTGCCCATGATTCACAGAACAGGACAAAAACCTCATGCAGGAATCCGTCTAGAAGctgtaaattttgttttaaatatttattttaaaattttcaattaatttaatttttaatatttaatttaatttttttttgtagtttgaGAAGACGGGAGTCTTACCATCTCTGTCTGACCTATTGAAGATGACTCACGCCACATCCGACGGAGTTTTTGTGGATCCTGCATCTGAGAAACTCTTCCAAGCAATGGCTTCTCGGATTGAAGAACGGAGACGCAACTAACCCAAGAGtctcccgatggattacccgtcacattGTCCACCGAAGACGCCGACAGAATCTTCGAAGAGGTACaacttaaaatttttgtttacattatttttaatattttaacataattaactatattaatatatgttttaattttataggtGGCTCCTAAAGAGAAGGGACGGATAGTCGGTATAGGCTCTGTTAACGAAGTTGCAAGGGCAACTTCGTCATACACTTCGAGACGGGATGAAGAGACTTCTCAGATGAAAGCTCGAATGGATAGCCAGCAGGTTGTTTAGACTCTCTTGAGGATTTGCTAGACGTGATGGCCGTGGGAAACCCGGTTATTTAGAGAATGTTGAGTGAGAGACGCGCCGCTCTTGGGGTTGCTAGTACGAGATCCCCAAGAGTCCGATCCAACCCGTCAACAGCCGAGCAACCCCACCGACTACTTCGatgatatgtagtttttttatatttcggtttgtattatgaatttaaatattattgtatgacttttaaatgcttttttaaaatatgtttttattttcatatttcgttttaaaattaaaattattttaagttctgaattttaaataaattcaaatttatattgaggttaaaaaattattcaaatttattatatattaataagaaTCGATGTAAACTCCATGTAAATGTTTACGAGTGATTAATGTCGAAAGATTTACGAGGGTTTTACATCGAAACGTTTACGTGTTCTTTACAACGAAAATATTTACGTCTGCTTTACATCGAAACCGTTACGTGGACTTTACCACGGAATATTACGTCTCTTTTACGATGAAACGATGCCCTGCGCTTTACGAGGAATATATTTTCGTCGTAAACGTAACAAGTTGTTTACGACGAAACCTCCGTTACGACGGAagttttacgacgaaacgtcTTTCGAggttaattcgtcgtaacactccgtttacgacgaatttacaaCGTATATTGcccttgtaaaaaatatgttttcttgtagtgacttCATATTATTCAATATCTCAATAGCTTTTTGACAATCACTTTCGACAATAACGTTCATGTGTTCACTACTCCAAGCATGTTGCAAAGCAGTCAATATTGCCTGCATGCAGTTCACACTCCAAAGCATTTTTAACTTGTTTCCCAGTAGCTTAAACAGCACCTCTATACACCCTAGAGTTGTCACGTATGACccatctacatatatatatttattatttacattaaccaataaatatataatattttctaaaattttttaataattaattaattgttattaaaaatttaaattttatttttagttataacaaaagcTGTTgagaaaatctaacaaaatcatgcgaaaatgtaaataattttaataaaataatatattaattaacttTGTAATtagtattataatattattataattaatattaataaaattttactataaaagcaaataattatttatgatattttaataaattttataattatagtctatattatattaaaataatgtttgttatatgaattaaataaaaattatatattaaattggtAAATTAACCTTTTTAATAGTTCCATTAAACAGATTCTCATTCACCATTAAAGCGGGTTAAATTAAACGATGTAATATCTCTATACAAAAGATAAATTTATTAGCATAAGTTAGACTTTTATAACTATAACTATATATTAGcttcttatttattttgaaactgtaaaaatatatgatctcaaaattattatatacaaaatataatatgtaactAACCTTTACTTGATGTTTTATTTACTAAACATTttattagaaattttgaaatttaatttaaaatttaatgtttattttaattataacagatttatttttattaaaatattaaaaatgttaacaatgtttttatacaaatagttttagtaaaataatgttgtagtaacaaaaaaaaatttaaaagtcatataatcttctaaaatatagttttgtagttttctaattttttttcttgacaaaatacacaattttgaaaataaatattctaaactcaaaagttaatatttcaaattataCAAAGCTTAAAATCATAGATGCTAAAgtatattctttaaaaatacaacattaaaaataaattattttgtaaaaattaaaaaaaaaatattatattttcaaatcttAATTTAATgacaaataatcaaaatattatagCAACGGAGGAAGAGGTTCAACAAGATTTATTCATGATGCATCCGGAGAAAGCGCCAGGTCCGGATGGAATGACAACTCTCTTTTTTCAGCATTCCTTGCATGTTATTAAGAAGGATGTGGTTGAGATGGTGAATAATTTTCTGGTTAGAGAAAATATGGATCCACGTTTAAATATTTCTAATATTTGCTTGATTCTGAAAATAGAGAGACTTATAAGGATGACATAACTGAGGCCAATAAGTCTATGTAATGTTGGTTACAAGATCTTCTCGAAAGTTTTGTGTCAAAGATTGAAAGTTTGCCTACCACGACTAATCTCGGAGACACAATCGGCTTTTGTGGCGGGCAGGTTAATATCGGATAATATTTTTATAgcgcaggaaatgtttcatggactGAGAACACATAAGTCTGTCAAAACAAGTTTATGGCAATCAAAACGGATATTTTTATTGAGGCTTCTTCATAAAATGGGATTGGATCCTCGTTGGATCAATTTAATGCTGGAATGTATATCCCTTACATCAAGgggatcctttgtctccttatTTATCTATTATGTGCATTGAGGCATTAATTATGAATATTAAGAAAGCGGAGATAGTGAAATAATTAACTGGTGTGAAGGTAGCAAGAGCTTGTCCAACAATCTCTCATTTGCTATTTGCAGAtgatagttttttcttttgtaagccAAAGAAGGAGGAATGTCAAACCATTCCCAGGATTTTAAAGGAATATGAGACCGTCTTAGGGCAACAAATTAATTCCCAGAAAtcttcaattcaatttggacataaaATTGAAGAATCCAGTCATCAAAAATTGAGAGATATTTTGGGAATCCAGAATATAGGAGGATGGGATCTTATTTAGGTTTACCAGAAAGCCTTGAATGATCTAAGGTGTTTGGCTTTGTACAAGACCGCTTGAATAATAAGGTTAGTGGATggactttttgattttttactaAAGGAGGAAAAGAGTTGATTATTAAATCGGTGATTATGGTCTTGCCAACCATGTGATGTCTGTTTATTGGTTAGCAAAGGCTACAATTAAAAAGTTAACGAGTGCAGTAGCTCAATTTCGGTGGAGTCCAGGAGGAAGCACAACATGCATGCATTGGGATAAATTATGCATACCTAAAGATAATTGTAGACTAGGCTTTAAGGATCTTATTGATTTTAACACGACGATGCTTGGAAGGCAGTTGTGGAGGCTGATTGAGAAGCCAAATACTCTTTTTCAAGAGTCTTCAAAGGACGGTACTATAAGAATGCTTCACCCCTAGAACCTATCCGTTCATACtccccgtcatatggctggaggagtattatTTCTGCAAGATTTttggtttgtaaaggactaattaaaagaGTGGGAACATGTTCATCTTATTCAGTATGaaatgatccttggatcccaaccactcgcccgagaccagcaaacaaaaaccTTCAAAACAGTTAGTCGGAcctcacagtggattctctcATTAACTCGGAATCCCGATCATGGAATTTACAGGCAATCAAGACTTTGGTGGATCCTCATGatgtaaaaattattgaaagtatCCCTTTAAATAGAAATCAGATGGAAAATAAGAATTGATGGCATTTCACTAACAATGAGAAATACTCGGTTCAATCAGGTTATCAAGTGGAACGGGTCTAtcctgataaaaaaaaatccactaTAATTTAATGGTCTTACAGTGGATATACTAAAAGATTTATGCTGAAAAGTGCGGTGTCCTCCGaagataaaacatttttttatggcAAATCCTTTCAGGATGTATAGCGgtaatgaaaaatctaaaagcGAGGAATATAAGAGGATATATGTTGTGCTCGATGCGGAGATCAGGAAaaatcaataaaccatgtgttttcTGAATATCCTCCAGCACATGAAGTGTGGGTTTTATCtaagataccatcaaatcccAATATTTTTCCTATTAGTTTTTTTTCGCTaacatggatcatcttttttggagagtcaattcaaggatggatgaccaccaatttgcatagatattatggtatatatggTAAGGTCAGAATAACAAAGTGTTTAGCAATCTGGATATTGATCAAAGGGACACACTTAAAATAACAGAATTGGAATCAACAGTTTGGACTGAGGCACATGTAGTAAAGGATCAAACGAGAGAGCATCAGGTACAAACCGGACCCACAATACCGACTTCGGAACGATGGTGCTTCATAGATGGTTCATAGAAAGATCTGGATTTATTTTCAGTGCAAGGCTGGTATAGTACTTTATCGggttttgatggtttattaggggcaaggaatgtaagggcattGTCTTTCACCTCTTCATTCAGATGTGGAGGCATTAatttgttctcaattggtgaagatggtttcggaactaGAAGAATGGTCAGCATTTGAAAGTTACTTGGAAGACATTAAGCTTTTAAAAAGAAGTTTCCCAAACTCATACATCGTTTATGTACCTCGGACGGACAACCTAtgggcggatagcttagcacgcaaTTCTAgaaaacaaccgtctttcgtcgttcacatggatgcgggGTTACCAATTTGGTTTACAGAATCAACATGAATTTGTAAatgtttgttgtaaaaaaaaaacccaacaaAGAATCCGAAAACTTAATACCATAACATCcaaaaaattgttatatatcgataaatttttttaaagtattctCGTAAATGCTGCTAAgtataaaaattactaaaaaaatagagttatattatttaaacagaACAATATAGTTATTTATAATTCGCATAGTATATTGAATTGATagatgttaaaatattttttataaacaaaatatgaaataataaattatcctAAATGAATATcctttctataatataaataaataaattttatgcaAATTGTagaatttagttttaaaaatatattttgaataaaataatctatttgattattttcaaattatgtatttattataccgatttcaaaaatttaaataattaataacaaattattaaaatcaatcactatatattaaaaatttaagaaaacaacaaaattaaagagttacataatatataaaacaaaatataatattgaaaatATCTACACAGATGTACGTTAAAACTCTTGTTAATTAGTTGATTTTCAATGCTGAATTGGACGTTCTTGTAGATCATTATTGGTcagtaaaataattaattgaaatagaaaacgaaaaaaaaaaaaatggatatagataaaaaaaattgtggaaagagaacaaataaataattgGACACGACACGATGAGTTTGCCCTAAAGGATGAACCACAATCACGCGTTTCCAGCCTCCTTCCTTtgtcatttatatataaatacacaGAAAACGTTTCTAGCTTAAGTGCCTTTTCTCATTCTTTCATCGGCGCAAGCGTTCATCTTCCTCTCTCAAACGCACGAGAGACAATCGTAGCTTTTCGTTCGTCCATCTTACGAGGTACTTGGTTCGTGTGCTGCTGATACTACTTTGCGATTACGATTTAACTTAATATTTGATTAATCAAACAATCTGATCCGATTGTTATCCGAAAAATCTGGGAGTATAGAGATTCAATTTGAATGGCCCATAGTTATtctcaagaattttttttattggaatCGTTAGAAATTGATTGTTTCATTGAGACAAGGGTGGGGCGTTGTTTaattgtgtatgttgatgatatgtATTTGATTTGATGATGATGTAGTGTGTCTTTTTATATTGTAAATCTCGGAACTTTTCTTTGTTTCCTTCCTGTTATTGCTTCTTTgaaattttgtgtgtttgtgtgtttcaAGATTTATGAATTTTCCGGTTAGATCTCTGTGCCTTGTTGTTTATAATTGAAACGCATAAATATCCGTATGTTTGTTTATTCATTTGCGGCTGAATCTTTGTCTTTATTGTGTGTTTACAGGAAGTTGGCAGTTAAAGCTGCTGGGGTTTTACATTTTGTCGAAAGTGGAGTGTGAAGAATCTTTTATGTCTGAACAGGCTTCTCTCTTTCAATCGTCTATACAGCTTTTAGGAGAGTACTGTCCTACTTCCAGGAAGAAGTCCACTCGTCTTGGATCTTCTTTCGAGGCCTTGAACAACACAAGCAGTTCCAGCGTTCAGTATCTCTGTCTCTTCTGACATTCCCCCCACCCCCACACTATTTtgtaatcaaaatcaaaatggcTTTACAAAACATTGGTGCCTCCAACCGTGACGATGCCTTCTACAGGTACAAGATGCCGAGGATGATGACCAAGATCGAAGGTAGAGGTAACGCATCAAGACTAATGTTGTTAACATGGTTGAAATCGCCAAGGCCTTGGGGAGACTGCTGCTTACACCACCAAGTACTTTGGCTGTGAGCTGGGTGCGCAGTCCAAGTTTGATGAGAAGACGGGAACTCATTGGTTAACGGAGCCCACGACACTTCCAAGCTTGCGGGGCTTCTTGAGAACTTTATCAAAAAGTATGTCCAGTGTTATGGATGCGGAAACCCCGAAACCGAGATACTTATCACCAAGACGCAGATGCTCCAGCTGAAATGTGCGGCTTGTGGGTTTATCTCGGATGTCGATATGAGGGACAAACTCACTGCTTTTATTCTGAAGCATCCTCCAGAACAAAAGAAA
The Brassica rapa cultivar Chiifu-401-42 unplaced genomic scaffold, CAAS_Brap_v3.01 Scaffold0400, whole genome shotgun sequence genome window above contains:
- the LOC117130359 gene encoding LOW QUALITY PROTEIN: probable eukaryotic translation initiation factor 5-1 (The sequence of the model RefSeq protein was modified relative to this genomic sequence to represent the inferred CDS: inserted 4 bases in 4 codons), whose protein sequence is MALQNIGASNRDDAFYRYKMPRMMTKIEGRGNXIKTNVVNMVEIAKALGRXAAYTTKYFGCELGAQSKFDEKTGTXLVNGAHDTSKLAGLLENFIKKYVQCYGCGNPETEILITKTQMLQLKCAACGFISDVDMRDKLTAFILKHPPEQKKSSKXKKSMRR